In the Sulfurimonas sp. genome, one interval contains:
- the rplL gene encoding 50S ribosomal protein L7/L12: MAISKEDVLEFISGLSVLELSELVKQFEEKFGVSAQPVAVAGGAVAAAPVEEQTEFNVVIVDAGDKKINVIKVVRALTGLGLKEAKDATENVPSTIKEGVDKETAMDAKKQLEEAGAKVEVK, translated from the coding sequence ATGGCTATATCTAAAGAAGATGTATTAGAGTTTATTTCAGGACTTTCTGTATTAGAACTTTCTGAATTAGTAAAACAGTTTGAAGAAAAATTTGGTGTTTCTGCACAACCGGTTGCTGTAGCCGGCGGAGCTGTGGCTGCTGCTCCTGTTGAAGAGCAAACAGAATTTAATGTTGTTATCGTTGATGCAGGTGATAAGAAAATCAATGTTATTAAAGTTGTTCGCGCTCTTACAGGTTTAGGTCTAAAAGAAGCTAAAGATGCAACAGAAAATGTACCTTCAACAATTAAAGAGGGTGTAGATAAAGAAACAGCTATGGATGCTAAAAAGCAACTTGAAGAAGCTGGTGCAAAAGTAGAAGTTAAATAA